CCGCCCGGGTGAGCCCGCCGAGCAGGCGTGCCACCCGCTGCGCGCCGTGCACCGGCTGCCGGATCGCCGCCGCGAGCCCGCCGCTGTCGGCGACCGCGACGACGTCGGGCGCCAGGACCTCGAGCAGCGCGTCGACGTCGCCGTCCTGTGCCGCGGCCAGGAACCGCTCCACCACCTCCCGTTGCTGCGTCGGGTCCACCTCCATGCGTGGCCGTCGGGCGGCGACGTGCTCCCGAGCCCGGTGGGCGATCTGCCGCACCGCCTCGGGGGACTTGTCGAGCGCCCCGGCGATCTCGTCGTAGGGGGTGTCGAAGACCTCGCGAAGTACGAACGTCGCGCGCTCGGCCGGGCCGAGCGTCTCCAGCACCGTGAGCATCGCGACCGAGACGCTCGCGGCCAGCTCGGCGTCCTCGGCCACGTCGGGGCTGGTCAGCAGCGGCTCCGGCAGCCATGGGCCGACGTAGTCCTCGCGGCGTCTGCCGAGCGAACGCAGCCGGTTCAGCGCCTGGCGGGTGACGATCCGGACCAGGTAGGCGCGCGGGTCTCGCACCTCGGCGTGGGCGACCTCGGCCCA
This is a stretch of genomic DNA from Egicoccus sp. AB-alg2. It encodes these proteins:
- a CDS encoding RNA polymerase sigma-70 factor, with product MSEDPFVTHRGLLFTVAYEMLGSAVDAEDVVQETWLRWAEVAHAEVRDPRAYLVRIVTRQALNRLRSLGRRREDYVGPWLPEPLLTSPDVAEDAELAASVSVAMLTVLETLGPAERATFVLREVFDTPYDEIAGALDKSPEAVRQIAHRAREHVAARRPRMEVDPTQQREVVERFLAAAQDGDVDALLEVLAPDVVAVADSGGLAAAIRQPVHGAQRVARLLGGLTRAAPGARIQTIWLNGAPAARLDLDGEAVAVVSLVVADGRITHLYAVNNPYKLAGIDEPSLLTR